The following coding sequences are from one Candidatus Methylomirabilota bacterium window:
- a CDS encoding MFS transporter, giving the protein MKRYQWYAPGDVNAFFGLVIDNMTQLVVLTGLLVGVFGFPPDLVLYRMVPGTAIGVLVGDLVYTWLAARLASETGRADVTAMPFGIDTPSLFGITFGVIGPAMLLTKDPVLAWKVGMGTTVAMGFIKLALAFAGEWVRRTVPRAALLGSIAGVAILLIAFLPTLKVFADPLVGLAALGLILVTLIGRVGLPGRIPGALAAVVVGCVVYAAERGLGVGGVPPAVALPADWRLAVPWPTLAWLDASAETWSALPVALPFALATIIGGIDNTESAIAAGDHYRTRDILLTEAIATIVAGVCGGVVQNTPYIGHPAYKAMGARAGYTLATGLVIGLGAMAGVISLLVGIIPEAAVAPILIFIGLEITAQAFLATPSRHAPAVALAFVPVVAALLLIQMGGLLTQLGRGPQDLRGDAAHAFETIRVLGNGFILSALLWGWGGALIVDRRLTAAAAVFAVASVASLAGVIHSPLESGGVFWPGSIASPWPGLLAGGYGLLAGLLVALAPQAVRAASDERGAVR; this is encoded by the coding sequence GTGAAGCGGTACCAGTGGTACGCGCCGGGCGATGTGAACGCCTTCTTCGGCCTCGTCATCGACAACATGACCCAGCTCGTGGTCCTGACGGGACTTCTCGTCGGCGTCTTCGGATTTCCGCCCGACCTGGTCCTCTATCGCATGGTGCCGGGCACGGCCATCGGCGTCCTCGTGGGCGATCTCGTCTACACGTGGCTCGCCGCCCGCCTGGCCAGCGAGACGGGGCGGGCCGACGTCACCGCGATGCCGTTCGGGATCGATACCCCGTCACTGTTCGGGATCACCTTCGGGGTCATCGGACCCGCGATGCTGCTCACGAAGGACCCCGTCCTCGCGTGGAAGGTCGGGATGGGGACGACGGTCGCCATGGGATTCATCAAGCTGGCCCTCGCCTTCGCCGGCGAGTGGGTGCGGCGCACCGTCCCGCGGGCCGCGTTGCTCGGCTCGATCGCGGGAGTGGCCATCCTGCTCATCGCCTTCCTGCCGACCCTGAAAGTCTTCGCCGACCCGCTGGTGGGGCTCGCGGCCCTGGGGCTGATCCTCGTGACGCTGATCGGGCGGGTCGGCCTGCCCGGGCGGATTCCCGGCGCGCTGGCGGCCGTGGTCGTCGGCTGCGTCGTCTACGCTGCCGAGCGCGGGCTCGGGGTGGGGGGCGTGCCGCCGGCCGTGGCCCTCCCAGCCGACTGGCGGCTGGCGGTGCCCTGGCCGACCCTCGCGTGGCTGGATGCCTCCGCGGAGACGTGGTCGGCGTTGCCGGTGGCGCTGCCCTTCGCGCTGGCGACGATCATCGGAGGCATCGACAACACCGAGAGCGCCATCGCGGCCGGCGACCACTACCGGACGCGGGACATTCTGCTCACCGAAGCGATCGCCACGATCGTGGCCGGGGTCTGCGGCGGCGTCGTGCAGAACACGCCTTACATCGGGCATCCGGCGTACAAGGCGATGGGGGCGCGGGCGGGCTACACCCTCGCCACCGGGCTCGTGATCGGGCTGGGAGCGATGGCGGGCGTGATCTCGCTCCTGGTCGGGATCATCCCGGAGGCGGCGGTGGCCCCGATCCTGATCTTCATCGGGCTCGAGATCACCGCGCAGGCCTTCCTGGCGACGCCGTCGCGCCACGCTCCCGCGGTGGCTCTCGCGTTCGTGCCGGTGGTCGCGGCATTGCTCCTCATCCAGATGGGCGGCCTCCTGACCCAGCTCGGGCGCGGACCCCAGGATCTGCGAGGCGACGCGGCGCACGCGTTCGAGACGATCCGGGTGCTCGGGAACGGCTTCATCCTGTCGGCGCTGCTCTGGGGCTGGGGCGGCGCCCTCATCGTGGACCGCCGGCTCACGGCGGCGGCGGCGGTCTTCGCGGTGGCGAGCGTGGCGAGTCTCGCCGGGGTCATCCATTCACCGCTCGAGTCGGGCGGCGTCTTCTGGCCGGGAAGCATCGCGTCGCCCTGGCCGGGACTCCTGGCCGGCGGGTATGGGCTCCTGGCCGGTCTCCTGGTGGCGCTCGCGCCGCAGGCGGTGCGAGCGGCGTCGGACGAGCGTGGAGCCGTGCGGTGA